A region of Alkalinema sp. FACHB-956 DNA encodes the following proteins:
- the gyrB gene encoding DNA topoisomerase (ATP-hydrolyzing) subunit B — translation MTNNYGAQQIQVLEGLEPVRKRPGMYIGSTGPRGLHHLVYEVVDNSVDEALAGYCKNIDVVIHADGSVSVTDDGRGIPTDLHPKTGKSALETVLTILHAGGKFGDGGYKVSGGLHGVGISVVNALSDWVEVTVWRNKKVHTQRYERGIPKTELMVQDGAGNKTGTSVRFMPDVSIFTETIEFEYNTLSGRLRELAYLNGGVRIIFIDEREKALKDGQPHSETYFYEGGIREYVTYMNREKQSLHEEIIYINAERNNVQVEVAMQWCVDAYSDNILGFANNIRTIDGGTHLEGLKAVLTRTLNNVARKRGKLKENTPNLAGENIREGLTAVISVKVPDPEFEGQTKTKLGNTEVRGIVDSLVNEVLTEYLEFRPQVADTILEKAIQAFNAAEAARRARELVRRKSVLESSTLPGKLADCASRDPSESEIYIVEGDSAGGSAKQGRDRRFQAILPLRGKILNIEKTDDAKIYKNTEIQALITALGLGIKGEEFDEGQLRYHRIIIMTDADVDGAHIRTLLLTFFYRYQREMVDRGFVYIACPPLYKLERGRQHHYCYSDRDLHQRIAEFPANANYNIQRFKGLGEMMPQQLWETTMNPETRTLKKVEIEDAAEADRVFTVLMGDRVAPRREFIETYGPKLNLADLDI, via the coding sequence ATGACTAACAACTATGGCGCTCAACAGATCCAAGTCCTAGAGGGGCTGGAGCCTGTGCGGAAACGCCCAGGGATGTATATCGGGAGTACCGGCCCTCGGGGGTTGCATCACCTAGTTTACGAGGTTGTGGACAACTCCGTAGACGAAGCTTTGGCAGGGTATTGCAAAAATATTGATGTGGTCATCCATGCCGATGGCTCGGTGTCGGTGACGGATGATGGCCGGGGGATTCCCACGGATCTGCACCCGAAGACGGGGAAATCTGCCTTGGAAACCGTGCTGACCATCCTGCACGCCGGTGGGAAGTTTGGGGATGGTGGCTACAAGGTCTCTGGGGGCTTGCACGGGGTGGGGATTTCCGTGGTGAATGCGCTCTCGGACTGGGTGGAAGTGACCGTCTGGCGCAATAAGAAGGTGCATACCCAACGCTACGAACGGGGTATTCCTAAGACTGAGCTAATGGTTCAAGATGGGGCGGGCAATAAGACGGGAACGTCCGTGCGCTTCATGCCTGATGTCTCGATTTTCACTGAGACGATCGAGTTTGAATACAACACGCTTTCGGGGCGTCTGCGGGAGTTGGCTTACCTGAATGGGGGCGTCAGAATCATCTTTATCGATGAGCGGGAAAAGGCGCTGAAGGATGGCCAGCCCCACAGCGAAACCTACTTCTATGAAGGGGGGATCCGCGAGTATGTTACCTACATGAACCGCGAAAAGCAGTCGCTGCACGAGGAAATTATCTACATTAACGCTGAGCGGAATAACGTGCAGGTGGAAGTGGCGATGCAGTGGTGTGTTGACGCCTATAGTGACAACATTCTGGGTTTTGCCAACAACATTCGTACGATCGATGGGGGGACGCACCTAGAGGGCTTGAAGGCGGTGCTGACCCGGACGCTGAACAACGTGGCTCGTAAGCGCGGCAAACTGAAGGAAAATACCCCCAATTTGGCGGGGGAAAATATCCGAGAAGGGCTGACGGCGGTGATTTCCGTGAAGGTGCCGGATCCGGAATTTGAAGGCCAAACCAAGACGAAGTTGGGCAATACGGAAGTGCGGGGAATTGTGGATTCCCTGGTCAATGAAGTGTTGACGGAGTATTTGGAGTTTCGGCCCCAGGTGGCGGATACGATCCTGGAAAAGGCGATTCAGGCCTTTAACGCAGCGGAAGCTGCACGGCGGGCACGGGAGCTAGTGCGGCGGAAGTCGGTGCTGGAGTCTTCGACGTTGCCGGGTAAGTTGGCGGATTGTGCTTCGCGGGATCCGTCGGAGTCGGAAATCTACATCGTGGAAGGGGATTCTGCGGGTGGATCGGCTAAGCAGGGGCGCGATCGCCGCTTCCAGGCGATTTTGCCTTTGCGGGGTAAGATTCTCAACATTGAGAAGACCGATGATGCCAAGATCTACAAGAATACGGAAATCCAGGCGTTGATTACGGCGCTGGGGTTGGGGATTAAGGGTGAGGAGTTCGATGAGGGGCAGTTGCGCTATCACCGGATCATCATCATGACCGATGCGGATGTGGATGGGGCGCATATTCGGACGTTGTTGTTAACGTTCTTCTATCGCTATCAGCGGGAAATGGTCGATCGCGGGTTTGTCTATATTGCCTGCCCGCCGTTGTACAAGCTGGAGCGGGGGCGTCAGCATCACTATTGCTATAGCGATCGGGATTTGCATCAACGGATTGCTGAGTTTCCGGCCAATGCGAATTACAACATTCAACGCTTTAAAGGGTTGGGTGAAATGATGCCGCAGCAGTTGTGGGAAACGACGATGAATCCGGAAACGCGGACGCTGAAGAAGGTGGAAATTGAAGATGCGGCTGAGGCCGATCGGGTGTTTACGGTGTTGATGGGCGATCGGGTGGCTCCCCGTCGGGAGTTTATTGAAACCTATGGGCCGAAGTTGAATCTGGCGGATTTAGATATCTAG
- a CDS encoding DNA-processing protein DprA, which translates to MSAPTPNLQTLFPKDATYPIALKTSAAFKTAPPLAAIGNLDLLAQNATPPSCSKTLALFCSKQCPGDLILKTYDLAQALRDANISVISGFHTPIEQDCLKILLRGIQPIIHCPARSIHQMRLSPAQKQAIGANRLLLISPFSASYPRITAELAAKRNAMIGAIAHIILIAYAAPNSKTLALAQSLIAAGKFVATLASPSNPLLQEQGIVVLDINNEELDFITTLQ; encoded by the coding sequence ATGTCTGCACCCACTCCAAATTTACAAACCCTTTTTCCCAAGGATGCCACCTATCCGATTGCCCTAAAAACCAGTGCTGCTTTTAAAACTGCGCCACCGCTGGCTGCGATCGGCAATCTTGACTTGCTTGCCCAGAATGCTACGCCGCCCAGTTGTTCCAAAACCCTTGCCCTCTTCTGTTCTAAGCAATGTCCTGGTGACCTCATCCTTAAAACCTACGACCTTGCTCAAGCGTTGCGAGATGCCAATATTTCCGTTATCAGCGGCTTCCATACCCCGATCGAACAAGACTGCCTCAAAATTTTGCTTCGGGGTATCCAACCGATCATTCATTGTCCTGCCCGCAGTATTCATCAAATGCGTCTCTCCCCAGCGCAAAAACAGGCGATCGGTGCAAATCGCTTATTGCTAATTTCGCCCTTTAGCGCCAGCTATCCTCGTATAACAGCTGAACTGGCTGCGAAACGAAATGCAATGATTGGAGCGATCGCACACATCATCTTGATTGCCTACGCCGCCCCGAACAGCAAAACCCTAGCGTTGGCCCAAAGCCTGATTGCAGCAGGAAAATTCGTAGCGACTTTAGCTAGCCCTAGCAACCCCTTGTTACAGGAGCAAGGCATTGTTGTGCTGGATATCAATAACGAAGAACTGGATTTCATCACAACACTGCAATAG
- a CDS encoding HEAT repeat domain-containing protein translates to MKSTFILCFCSLLILFVNPVNAAPSNAPAAVSEQSNWLNTEAIPQILSQLRDTNLETRKPAVYQIDRLDDPAKIAIIPGLTDLLKDPNLGIRKSAAEAIYRLTMRESWQPDSQVVAKVLQTIQPLLQDSDRNTRYGAAIALGYMGKAELTSELIPELITQLKDTNPEVRSQAADVLGTMGDAAKSTVPELTPLLKDTVPSVRISMVSALGAIGVEVPGSTLLLEEVVRHDPDPAVRKAAQEALDHLYYVDHQRIRGL, encoded by the coding sequence ATGAAATCAACCTTCATTCTCTGCTTTTGCAGCCTCTTAATTCTCTTCGTCAATCCGGTGAATGCCGCTCCCTCCAATGCTCCAGCGGCGGTTTCCGAACAGTCCAACTGGCTGAATACAGAGGCCATTCCGCAAATTCTCTCGCAGCTACGTGACACTAACCTCGAAACCCGTAAACCTGCTGTCTACCAGATCGATCGTCTCGATGACCCCGCTAAAATTGCCATCATTCCCGGCCTTACCGACCTGCTGAAAGACCCTAATCTTGGCATTCGAAAGAGTGCGGCTGAGGCGATATATCGTCTGACGATGCGGGAGTCCTGGCAGCCGGATTCCCAAGTTGTGGCGAAGGTGCTGCAAACGATCCAGCCACTTCTGCAAGATTCCGATCGGAATACTCGTTATGGTGCAGCGATCGCACTGGGTTACATGGGCAAAGCCGAGCTAACCTCAGAACTCATCCCCGAACTGATCACCCAGTTAAAAGATACTAATCCCGAGGTTCGCAGTCAGGCCGCTGATGTACTAGGCACGATGGGCGACGCAGCAAAATCTACGGTACCTGAACTCACCCCTCTGCTGAAGGATACCGTTCCCAGTGTTCGTATCAGTATGGTGTCAGCGTTGGGCGCGATCGGGGTAGAAGTCCCAGGCAGCACTTTATTACTTGAGGAAGTGGTCAGGCATGATCCCGATCCAGCGGTTCGTAAAGCAGCACAGGAGGCACTGGATCACTTATACTACGTTGATCATCAAAGGATTAGAGGGTTGTAG
- a CDS encoding bifunctional aminoglycoside phosphotransferase/ATP-binding protein, whose product MSEAALPAVIQAMLKPEFYPHPVKEPIQLVQTHISYVLLTGDFVYKLKKPVNFGFLDFSTLEKRQHFAQEEVRLNQRGAAKLYLDVVPVAQSGEAFHLGAEASETGEVVEYAVKMVQFPQETLLSERFDRGELTEADIEALAKRLAAFHAQSTTNDYIRSFGTVDKIRQAFDENYAQSEGYIDRAQTQAQWDATKAYTDRFFVDRATVFADRRTADKIRECHGDIHLRNIACWDGEMLLFDCIEFNEPFRFVDTMYDVGFVCMDLDARGRSDWANLLLNTYLEQTGDYEGVQVLPLYLSRQAYVRAKVTSFLLDDPAIPDDVKQASAKTAADYYRLAYDYTQATQGRVIVMAGLSGSGKSTTAKAIARQQGAIHLRSDAVRKQLAGIPVEQRGGDEIYTPEMTQKTYDRLLDLALLLAAQGQTVILDAKYDRVALRQAVIEQTQAAGISLTIVACEAPMDVLRDRVAARSGDIADATVAVLEGQSFEAFTDSEQEFVKSVNTTEDLKAQLELANL is encoded by the coding sequence ATGAGTGAAGCTGCGCTGCCTGCGGTGATTCAAGCGATGCTGAAGCCGGAGTTCTATCCCCATCCGGTGAAGGAGCCGATCCAACTGGTGCAGACCCACATTTCCTATGTGCTGCTGACGGGTGACTTTGTTTATAAGCTGAAAAAGCCCGTGAACTTTGGGTTTCTGGACTTTTCAACCCTGGAAAAACGGCAGCATTTTGCCCAGGAGGAAGTGCGGCTGAATCAGCGGGGTGCAGCGAAGTTGTATCTAGATGTGGTGCCTGTGGCGCAGTCGGGGGAGGCGTTTCACCTGGGTGCTGAGGCTAGCGAGACGGGTGAGGTCGTGGAATATGCCGTGAAGATGGTGCAGTTTCCCCAGGAGACGCTGCTGAGCGAGAGGTTCGATCGCGGGGAACTGACGGAAGCCGACATTGAAGCCCTAGCCAAGCGGTTGGCCGCCTTTCACGCCCAATCCACCACCAATGACTATATCCGCAGCTTTGGCACTGTAGACAAAATTCGCCAAGCCTTTGATGAGAACTACGCCCAAAGTGAAGGTTACATCGATCGGGCACAAACCCAGGCCCAATGGGATGCCACGAAAGCCTATACCGATCGCTTTTTTGTCGATCGGGCCACAGTCTTTGCCGATCGCAGGACAGCGGACAAAATTCGCGAATGCCATGGGGATATCCACCTGCGCAACATTGCCTGCTGGGATGGCGAGATGCTGCTGTTCGATTGCATTGAATTTAACGAGCCCTTCCGCTTTGTGGACACGATGTATGATGTCGGCTTTGTCTGCATGGACTTGGATGCGCGGGGTCGATCGGACTGGGCCAACCTATTGCTGAATACCTACTTGGAGCAGACGGGGGACTACGAAGGCGTGCAGGTGTTGCCGCTGTACCTAAGCCGCCAAGCCTACGTGCGGGCCAAGGTCACTTCGTTTCTGCTAGACGATCCGGCGATTCCCGACGATGTGAAGCAGGCATCAGCCAAGACCGCAGCGGATTACTATCGGCTGGCCTATGACTACACCCAGGCCACCCAGGGTCGGGTGATTGTGATGGCGGGACTGTCGGGATCGGGCAAGAGCACGACGGCCAAGGCGATCGCTCGGCAGCAGGGGGCGATCCACCTACGATCGGATGCGGTGCGCAAGCAGTTGGCGGGGATTCCCGTGGAGCAACGGGGCGGCGATGAGATTTACACCCCGGAGATGACCCAGAAGACCTACGATCGGCTATTGGATCTGGCGTTGCTGTTGGCCGCCCAGGGGCAAACGGTGATTCTGGATGCGAAGTACGATCGGGTGGCCTTGCGGCAGGCGGTGATTGAGCAAACCCAGGCGGCGGGGATTTCGTTGACGATCGTGGCCTGTGAAGCGCCGATGGACGTGCTGCGGGATCGAGTCGCCGCCCGATCGGGGGATATTGCTGATGCGACGGTGGCCGTGCTGGAAGGCCAGTCTTTTGAGGCATTCACAGATTCTGAGCAAGAGTTCGTAAAATCGGTGAACACAACTGAGGATCTGAAGGCACAATTAGAGCTAGCAAATCTCTAG
- a CDS encoding DUF4079 domain-containing protein: MAFGDELAQKLQPIADWFASFNTPEPIVHWGHPVMMGIVAFVMGGAVALAGWKVRTSTDEEVVDKNRQLHRKTAPFMTMFIAMGYTGGILSLVMQGKSILESPHFITGTLVVALLMANGAISFFGIKKGVEGARNVHAYLGSGIMVLLVIHAALGLKLGLSI; this comes from the coding sequence ATGGCCTTTGGAGACGAGTTAGCCCAAAAGCTCCAGCCGATCGCGGACTGGTTTGCTTCATTTAATACGCCGGAACCGATCGTTCACTGGGGCCATCCTGTGATGATGGGGATTGTGGCATTTGTCATGGGCGGAGCCGTAGCCCTGGCAGGCTGGAAAGTCCGCACCTCCACCGATGAAGAAGTGGTGGACAAAAATCGCCAACTGCACCGCAAAACCGCCCCCTTTATGACGATGTTCATCGCCATGGGCTACACCGGTGGAATTTTATCCTTAGTAATGCAGGGTAAATCCATTTTGGAAAGCCCCCACTTTATTACGGGTACGCTGGTGGTGGCGTTACTGATGGCCAATGGGGCTATTTCTTTCTTCGGCATCAAAAAAGGTGTGGAAGGGGCCCGGAATGTTCACGCTTACCTGGGTAGTGGGATCATGGTGTTGCTCGTGATTCATGCAGCATTGGGGCTCAAGCTGGGGCTTTCTATCTAA